A portion of the Deltaproteobacteria bacterium genome contains these proteins:
- a CDS encoding aromatic ring-hydroxylating dioxygenase subunit alpha, with translation MLTREENETLTRVGPGTPGGELLRRYWFPVGVASELTPESPTQIVKILGETLVLFRDKSGNVGLLEDRCSHRGVSLSYGRVEARGIACAYHGWLYDTKGSCLETPAEPCESKFRLTVKQRAYPVQKLVGLYWAYLGPLPAPLITNFDVWFRKDGHRKIFIQPQLDCNWVQPMENSMDPAHLQILHQDTANRGRPIEDSTRGLTDDVAEFDFYETSYGLMKRRTYKNGMIDEHPVLFPNILRQGNVGQIRVPMDDTHTKVYFVRFFPTQNGEIVENDEPPVEYIPSYKNPPDQVHPFTRFRMDMVQAQDHMAWETQGPICDRTQERLTSTDRGVILLREVMFREMKKVQQGLDPMGVIRDPANNPFIDTHLLESIEQGGYDRAPRAVNQ, from the coding sequence ATGTTGACCAGAGAAGAAAATGAAACGCTTACCAGGGTCGGTCCAGGGACACCGGGCGGCGAATTGTTGCGCCGCTATTGGTTTCCAGTCGGCGTCGCCAGTGAATTGACGCCGGAGAGTCCGACCCAGATTGTAAAAATTCTCGGCGAAACTTTGGTGCTGTTTCGCGACAAAAGCGGCAACGTCGGTTTGCTTGAAGATCGCTGCTCCCATCGCGGCGTGTCGTTGAGCTATGGCCGGGTCGAAGCACGCGGCATCGCATGCGCGTATCATGGCTGGCTCTATGACACCAAAGGCAGTTGTCTGGAGACACCGGCGGAGCCCTGCGAGAGCAAGTTCCGTTTGACGGTGAAGCAGAGGGCTTATCCGGTGCAAAAACTGGTCGGCCTTTACTGGGCTTACCTCGGCCCGTTGCCGGCGCCGCTGATTACCAACTTCGATGTGTGGTTCCGCAAGGACGGCCATCGGAAAATTTTTATTCAGCCGCAGCTCGATTGTAATTGGGTACAACCGATGGAAAATTCCATGGACCCGGCGCATTTGCAGATTCTCCATCAAGACACCGCCAATCGCGGCCGGCCCATCGAAGACAGCACCCGCGGTCTTACCGACGACGTGGCGGAATTCGATTTCTATGAGACTTCTTATGGGTTGATGAAGCGGCGTACTTATAAAAACGGCATGATCGACGAACATCCGGTGCTGTTCCCGAACATCTTGCGCCAGGGCAACGTCGGCCAAATTCGCGTGCCGATGGACGATACCCACACGAAGGTTTACTTCGTGCGCTTTTTTCCGACCCAAAACGGCGAGATCGTCGAGAACGACGAGCCACCGGTGGAATACATCCCATCGTATAAAAATCCGCCGGATCAAGTACATCCGTTCACGCGTTTCCGCATGGACATGGTGCAAGCTCAGGATCACATGGCGTGGGAGACCCAAGGGCCGATCTGCGACCGCACCCAGGAACGGCTGACCTCCACCGATCGCGGCGTGATTCTGCTGCGCGAAGTGATGTTTCGCGAGATGAAAAAAGTTCAGCAGGGACTGGACCCGATGGGCGTGATTCGCGATCCGGCGAACAATCCGTTCATCGATACGCATTTGCTCGAATCCATCGAACAGGGCGGCTACGATCGCGCGCCGCGCGCGGTCAATCAATAA